The following are from one region of the Amia ocellicauda isolate fAmiCal2 chromosome 1, fAmiCal2.hap1, whole genome shotgun sequence genome:
- the krtcap3 gene encoding keratinocyte-associated protein 3 isoform X3, whose translation MRRGITLIFVGHINFILGAIVHGSVLRHVSKPNDQITTEYSTANIISVVSGLLSITTGIIAILVSRNLTNGKMHVGLLISSSLNALLSMACCVGLLLAISLTIYGGGGNLMLGCNSTMLPVDAKASSMDCPFDTTRLYDTTLALWFPCVVMAAVEAGLSVWCFVIGLILSGKGPCGQNYIRDQLEEQANAASEGRRPELIPQRYQLVDHHLGYA comes from the exons ATGAGAAGAGGAATCACGTTAATTTTTGTGGGACACATCAACTTTATTCTGGGGGCGATTGTACATGGCAGTGTGCTTCGCCACGTTTCCAAACCAAACGACCAGATCACAACTGAATACTCCACTGCCAACATCATCTCTGTGGTGTCGGGATTGCTG agcataACCACAGGGATCATTGCCATTCTTGTATCCAGAAACCtaacaaatggaaaaatg CACGTTGGCCTGCTGATCTCGTCCTCCCTCAATGCGCTGCTGTCCATGGCCTGCTGTGTGGGCCTCCTCCTGGCCATCTCCCTGACCATCTATGGGGGTGGCGGCAACCTAATGCTGGGCTGCAACTCCACCATGCTTCCAGTGGACGCCAAAGCCTCTAGCATGGACTGCCCCTTCGACACCACGCGCCTCTAT GACACAACGCTGGCACTATGGTTTCCCTGTGTTGTGATGGCTGCTGTGGAGGCGGGTCTTTCTGTGTGGTGCTTCGTGATTGGACTGATCCTCAGCGGCAAGGGGCCGTGTGGCCAGAACTACATCAGAGATCAG CTGGAGGAGCAGGCAAACGCAGCCAGCGAAGGGAGACGCCCAGAATTGATTCCACAGAGATATCAGCTAGTCGATCATCATCTTGGATACGCATAA
- the krtcap3 gene encoding keratinocyte-associated protein 3 isoform X2 codes for MCAFDKANGPRRLMRRGITLIFVGHINFILGAIVHGSVLRHVSKPNDQITTEYSTANIISVVSGLLSITTGIIAILVSRNLTNGKMHVGLLISSSLNALLSMACCVGLLLAISLTIYGGGGNLMLGCNSTMLPVDAKASSMDCPFDTTRLYDTTLALWFPCVVMAAVEAGLSVWCFVIGLILSGKGPCGQNYIRDQLEEQANAASEGRRPELIPQRYQLVDHHLGYA; via the exons ATGTGCGCATTTG ATAAAGCAAATGGCCCGCGCCGGTTGATGAGAAGAGGAATCACGTTAATTTTTGTGGGACACATCAACTTTATTCTGGGGGCGATTGTACATGGCAGTGTGCTTCGCCACGTTTCCAAACCAAACGACCAGATCACAACTGAATACTCCACTGCCAACATCATCTCTGTGGTGTCGGGATTGCTG agcataACCACAGGGATCATTGCCATTCTTGTATCCAGAAACCtaacaaatggaaaaatg CACGTTGGCCTGCTGATCTCGTCCTCCCTCAATGCGCTGCTGTCCATGGCCTGCTGTGTGGGCCTCCTCCTGGCCATCTCCCTGACCATCTATGGGGGTGGCGGCAACCTAATGCTGGGCTGCAACTCCACCATGCTTCCAGTGGACGCCAAAGCCTCTAGCATGGACTGCCCCTTCGACACCACGCGCCTCTAT GACACAACGCTGGCACTATGGTTTCCCTGTGTTGTGATGGCTGCTGTGGAGGCGGGTCTTTCTGTGTGGTGCTTCGTGATTGGACTGATCCTCAGCGGCAAGGGGCCGTGTGGCCAGAACTACATCAGAGATCAG CTGGAGGAGCAGGCAAACGCAGCCAGCGAAGGGAGACGCCCAGAATTGATTCCACAGAGATATCAGCTAGTCGATCATCATCTTGGATACGCATAA
- the krtcap3 gene encoding keratinocyte-associated protein 3 isoform X1, with protein sequence MLLCTRGWMRTAIVLRKSAYIHLGMNLQYGLQDKANGPRRLMRRGITLIFVGHINFILGAIVHGSVLRHVSKPNDQITTEYSTANIISVVSGLLSITTGIIAILVSRNLTNGKMHVGLLISSSLNALLSMACCVGLLLAISLTIYGGGGNLMLGCNSTMLPVDAKASSMDCPFDTTRLYDTTLALWFPCVVMAAVEAGLSVWCFVIGLILSGKGPCGQNYIRDQLEEQANAASEGRRPELIPQRYQLVDHHLGYA encoded by the exons ATGTTACTTTGTACAAGGGGTTGGATGCGCACGGCAATAGTTCTGCGTAAAAGCGCGTATATTCACCTGGGCATGAACTTACAATATGGACTACAAG ATAAAGCAAATGGCCCGCGCCGGTTGATGAGAAGAGGAATCACGTTAATTTTTGTGGGACACATCAACTTTATTCTGGGGGCGATTGTACATGGCAGTGTGCTTCGCCACGTTTCCAAACCAAACGACCAGATCACAACTGAATACTCCACTGCCAACATCATCTCTGTGGTGTCGGGATTGCTG agcataACCACAGGGATCATTGCCATTCTTGTATCCAGAAACCtaacaaatggaaaaatg CACGTTGGCCTGCTGATCTCGTCCTCCCTCAATGCGCTGCTGTCCATGGCCTGCTGTGTGGGCCTCCTCCTGGCCATCTCCCTGACCATCTATGGGGGTGGCGGCAACCTAATGCTGGGCTGCAACTCCACCATGCTTCCAGTGGACGCCAAAGCCTCTAGCATGGACTGCCCCTTCGACACCACGCGCCTCTAT GACACAACGCTGGCACTATGGTTTCCCTGTGTTGTGATGGCTGCTGTGGAGGCGGGTCTTTCTGTGTGGTGCTTCGTGATTGGACTGATCCTCAGCGGCAAGGGGCCGTGTGGCCAGAACTACATCAGAGATCAG CTGGAGGAGCAGGCAAACGCAGCCAGCGAAGGGAGACGCCCAGAATTGATTCCACAGAGATATCAGCTAGTCGATCATCATCTTGGATACGCATAA